In Spinacia oleracea cultivar Varoflay chromosome 5, BTI_SOV_V1, whole genome shotgun sequence, a single window of DNA contains:
- the LOC110793813 gene encoding uncharacterized protein, whose translation MGSLSTIDVPLRYPKARRDECVIDYYHGLPVSDPYRWLEDPDSEETKEFVKNQVEVTESLLKSCETREKIKERLNEVFEFERFQVPFKRGDKYFYFHNKGLQPQDVLYVQDSLDGEPRVLLDPNVLSEDGTVSLHICVVSEDAKYLAYGLSISGSDWITLKVMSVADQTTLSDTIRWVKFSGVAWTHDNKGFFYSRYPAPKGDGADCGTETKINLNHELYYHVLGTDQSEDILCWKDPEHPRYRFYPRVTDDGKYLLLQIEENCEEVNKLYYLNLSSQPANDDLRSTQDANGLLPFTKLVDELDALYHYVTNDDRVFTFQTNKNAPRCKLVRVDLKQPNVWTDVLSESEKDVLVSAEVANQNKLIVCYLRDVKHVLEIRDLQTGAFLHHLPIDIGTVRISARRNDSTVFVSFTSFLTFNITYHCDLATDIPEMKIFREISVPNFDHSDFKIDQVFAPSKDGTKIPMFIVARKDIVLDKSNPCLLYAYGGFNVSLTPGFSVIRTILLKHLGVIFCLANIRGGGEYGEEWHREGTLERKQNCFDDFVAAAEFLISNDYTQPSKLCIEGRSNGGLLIGACINQRPDLFGCALAHVGVMDMLRFHKFTIGHAWTADFGCSDKEEDFNSIIKYSPLHNVRRPWENCCGRYIQYPATMLLTADHDDRVVPLHSLKLLATMQYTLCTSVTRSPQINPIVGRIECKAGHGCGRPIQKEIDEAADRYSFMGKMVDAAWND comes from the exons ATGGGGTCTTTATCTACCATAGATGTACCATTGAGGTATCCGAAAGCACGACGTGATGAATGTGTTATAGATTACTACCATGGTCTCCCTGTTTCTGATCCTTACAGATG GTTGGAAGATCCGGATTCAGAAGAGACTAAAGAATTTGTGAAGAATCAAGTGGAAGTGACTGAATCTCTGCTTAAAAGCTGTGAAACAAGAGAGAAGATCAAGGAAAGGTTAAACGAGGTTTTCGAGTTTGAAAGGTTTCAAGTGCCTTTCAAACGTGGTGACAAATACTTCTACTTCCATAACAAAGGTCTTCAGCCCCAAGATGTGCTCTATGTTCAG GATAGTTTGGATGGCGAACCAAGAGTGCTGCTCGATCCAAATGTTCTTAGCGAGGATGGAACCGTGTCTCTCCACATTTGTGTAGTGAGCGAGGATGCTAAATACTTGGCATATGGCCTAAGCATTAGTGGAAGTGATTGGATTACCCTCAAAGTGATGAGTGTCGCGGACCAAACTACCCTGTCAGACACTATAAGATGG GTCAAGTTCAGTGGTGTTGCCTGGACTCATGATAACAAAGGCTTTTTCTACAGCCGATATCCTGCCCCAAA AGGAGATGGTGCAGATTGTGGCACTGAAACGAAAATTAATCTGAATCATGAACTATATTACCATGTTCTTGGTACGGACCAGTCTGAAGATATTCTATGCTGGAAGGATCCTGAACATCCTAGATACAGATTTTACCCTCGTGTAACTGACGATGGAAAG TATCTTCTTCTGCAAATTGAGGAAAACTGTGAGGAAGTGAACAAACTCTATTATCTGAATCTTTCTTCCCAACCTGCAAATGATGACCTTAGAAGTACCCAAGATGCAAATGGCTTGCTTCCATTTACAAAACTTGTTGATGAGTTAGATGCACTCTATCACTATGTTACCAATGATGATAGAGTGTTTACCTTCCAAACAAACAAGAATGCTCCAAGATGCAAGCTTGTACGCGTTGATCTAAAACAACCGAATGTTTGGACTGACGTACTCTCAGAATCTGAAAAGGATGTACTAGTATCAGCTGAGGTTGCTAATCAAAACAAACTTATTGTATGTTACTTGAGAGACGTGAAGCATGTACTCGAGATCAGGGATCTTCAGACAGGGGCTTTTCTACATCATTTACCCATAGACATTGGCACTGTTAGAATTAGTGCAAGGAGAAATGACAGTACGGTGTTTGTATCATTTACTAGCTTCCTAACCTTCAACATAACATACCATTGTGACTTAGCAACAGATATTCCAGAAATGAAGATATTCCGAGAAATTTCTGTTCCTAATTTTGATCACTCTGACTTTAAGATTGATCAG GTTTTCGCACCCAGCAAAGATGGCACAAAGATACCAATGTTCATAGTGGCTAGAAAAGATATAGTTTTGGATAAATCAAATCCATGTTTACTATATGCTTATGGTGGATTTAACGTTAGTCTAACACCGGGTTTTAGTGTAATTCGTACAATTCTTCTGAAACACTTGGGTGTCATATTCTGCCTGGCAAATATTCGTGGTGGTGGGGAGTATGGCGAAGAATGGCATAGAGAAGGAACCTTAGAAAGAAAACAGAATTGCTTTGATGATTTTGTAGCTGCTGCTGAGTTTCTTATCTCAAATGATTATACACAGCCTTCAAAACTGTGCATCGAAGGTAGAAGCAATGGCGGTCTACTAATTGGTGCTTGCATAAATCAG AGGCCAGATCTTTTCGGGTGTGCTTTGGCTCATGTTGGTGTCATGGACATGCTTAGATTTCACAAATTTACTATCG GCCATGCTTGGACTGCGGATTTTGGTTGTTCAGATAAAGAGGAAGATTTTAATTCGATAATTAA ATATTCACCGCTTCATAATGTTAGAAGGCCATGGGAAAACTGTTGTGGGCGATACATACAGTATCCGGCAACCATGTTACTGACGGCTGATCATGATGACCGCGTTGTACCATTGCACTCGCTTAAGTTGCTAGCA ACTATGCAATATACACTTTGTACAAGCGTGACAAGGAGTCCGCAGATAAATCCAATAGTAGGGCGGATTGAATGCAAGGCTGGTCATGGATGTGGGCGTCCAATACAAAAGGAG ATTGATGAAGCTGCTGACAGGTATAGTTTTATGGGTAAGATGGTGGATGCTGCATGGAATGATTAG
- the LOC110793818 gene encoding thioredoxin-like 4, chloroplastic isoform X2: protein MFQHSLKSVAYENQDDVLDEEDEEEGLCPVECVREFKTDEEFSRILEKAKKKNTLVVVDFYRTSCGSCKYIEKGFSKLCKASGSDDVPVIFLKHNVIDEYDEQSEVADRLRIKTVPLFHFYKNGVLLEAFPTRDKERVTEAIYKYSSMSSPAPQESTN, encoded by the exons ATGTTTCAG CATTCTCTGAAGTCTGTCGCATATGAAAATCAAGATGATGTACttgatgaagaagatgaagaagaagggCTGTGCCCTGTTGAATGTGTGAGAGAATTCAAGACTGATGAAGAATTCTCGAGAATTTTAGAGAAGGCCAAGAAGAAGAATACTTTAGTTGTAGTAGACTTTTACCGTACTTCTTGTGGCAGCTGCAAATACATCGAGAAAGGGTTTTCGAAACTCTGCAAAGCTTCTGGTAGTGATGACGTTCCTGTCATATTCTTAAAGCATAAT GTTATTGATGAATATGATGAGCAATCAGAGGTTGCTGATCGACTTAGAATCAAG ACAGTTCCTCTATTCCACTTCTACAAAAACGGGGTTCTGCTAGAAGCATTTCCAACCAGAGACAAAGAAAGAGTCACAGAGGCAATCTATAAGTATTCGTCAATGTCATCTCCTGCACCTCAAGAGAGTACAAACTAG
- the LOC110793818 gene encoding thioredoxin-like 4, chloroplastic isoform X1, translating to MTIVGSTLGRCYNCCTYKSPIHLRNYYNEQLDFRTSSMLVLRPRNPAIFNGFVGVVSMINGSSVKQHSLKSVAYENQDDVLDEEDEEEGLCPVECVREFKTDEEFSRILEKAKKKNTLVVVDFYRTSCGSCKYIEKGFSKLCKASGSDDVPVIFLKHNVIDEYDEQSEVADRLRIKTVPLFHFYKNGVLLEAFPTRDKERVTEAIYKYSSMSSPAPQESTN from the exons ATGACAATAGTGGGATCTACATTGGGTCGATGTTACAATTGTTgtacatataaatcaccaatTCATTTGAGGAACTACTACAATGAGCAATTGGATTTCAGAACTTCCTCAATGCTTGTATTGAGGCCGAGAAATCCTGCAATTTTTAATGGGTTTGTTGGTGTGGTTTCGATGATTAATGGCTCGAGTGTTAAGCAGCATTCTCTGAAGTCTGTCGCATATGAAAATCAAGATGATGTACttgatgaagaagatgaagaagaagggCTGTGCCCTGTTGAATGTGTGAGAGAATTCAAGACTGATGAAGAATTCTCGAGAATTTTAGAGAAGGCCAAGAAGAAGAATACTTTAGTTGTAGTAGACTTTTACCGTACTTCTTGTGGCAGCTGCAAATACATCGAGAAAGGGTTTTCGAAACTCTGCAAAGCTTCTGGTAGTGATGACGTTCCTGTCATATTCTTAAAGCATAAT GTTATTGATGAATATGATGAGCAATCAGAGGTTGCTGATCGACTTAGAATCAAG ACAGTTCCTCTATTCCACTTCTACAAAAACGGGGTTCTGCTAGAAGCATTTCCAACCAGAGACAAAGAAAGAGTCACAGAGGCAATCTATAAGTATTCGTCAATGTCATCTCCTGCACCTCAAGAGAGTACAAACTAG